From one Bos indicus isolate NIAB-ARS_2022 breed Sahiwal x Tharparkar chromosome 16, NIAB-ARS_B.indTharparkar_mat_pri_1.0, whole genome shotgun sequence genomic stretch:
- the FAM177B gene encoding protein FAM177B isoform X2: protein MDNIYSDCSGPVLVIKYFEDLLIYSPEKHSLEATLYEDTRFNKFPLIPKICESLQELKYLVSLEACEFLGERFAVFFGLHQPKYQYMLNEYCRTQSKQCDKGSEENGSKAQPASVPNEKCHLEARGREYGTRLQDVAEGISQWSASSREGPMADSSS from the exons ATGGACAACATCTATTCTGATTGCTCAGGACCTGTACTTGTTATTAAGTATTTTGAAGATCTCTTGATATATTCACCTGAAAAACATAGTTTAGAAGCCACCCTATATGAAGATACAAGATTTAACAAATTCCCTTTGATTCCCAAAATTTGTGAGAGTCTACAGGAATTAAAATATCTTGTCAGCCTTGAAG CCTGTGAATTTCTTGGTGAAAGATTTGCTGTCTTCTTTGGTCTTCATCAGCCCAAGTACCAGTATATGTTAAATGAGTACTGTAGAACACAAAGTAAG CAATGTGACAAGGGAAGTGAAGAGAATGGATCAAAGGCCCAACCAGCCAGTGTTCCTAATGAGAAATGTCACCTGGAGGCCAGGGGCCGTGAGTATGGAACAAGGCTACAAGATGTTGCGGAGGGCATTTCTCAGTGGAGCGCCTCATCCAGGGAGGGCCCGATGGCAGATTCCAGCTCCTGA